In Pyricularia oryzae 70-15 chromosome 2, whole genome shotgun sequence, one genomic interval encodes:
- a CDS encoding eukaryotic translation initiation factor 4E-1 — MSTQVDLSTIPISPDGENAPTSSGDKEVTVFHDSNNFNVKHPLMHKWTLWFTKPPTGKGDNWAELLKEVITFNSVEEFWGIYNNIAPVSELALKSDYHLFKEGVRPEWEDPQNKHGGKWSYSFKEKRNIPIDDIWLHTMLAAIGETLESEDDGEVMGVVVNVRKAFYRVGVWTRTTGKSIPNRGDGDVAGGKGRSPEKGRAILMDIGKRFKDVLRLPANEVLEFSGHTESAHSGSTRAKAKFTV; from the exons ATGTCTACCCAAGTCGATCTCTCGACGATTCCCATCTCTCCCGATGGAGAGAACGCGCCTACTTCATCCGGCGACAAGGAGGTCACAGTCTTTCACGACAGCAACAACTTCAACGTCAAGCACCCCTTGATGCACAAATGGACCCTTTGGTTCACCAAGCCACCAACTGGCAAG GGCGACAACTGGGCTGAGCTTCTTAAGGAAGTTATCACATTTAACTCAGTAGAGGAGTTCTGGGGCATCTAT AACAACATTGCCCCCGTCTCGGAGCTGGCGTTGAAGTCGGACTACCATCTTTTCAAGGAGGGCGTGCGACCAGAATGGGAGGacccccaaaacaagcaCGGTGGCAAGTGGTCCTACAGCTTCAAGGAGAAGCGCAACATTCCCATCGACGATATCTGGCTGCACACCATGCTGGCCGCGATCGGCGAGACTCTGGAGTCGGAGGACGATGGTGAGGTCATGGGCGTCGTCGTCAACGTGCGCAAGGCTTTCTACCGTGTTGGTGTGTGGACTCGCACCACCGGCAAGTCCATCCCCAACCGTGGTGATGGTGACGTTGCTGGAGGCAAGGGTCGCTCGCCTGAGaagggcagggcaattctcatggaTATTGGCAAGCGCTTCAAGGATGTCCTGAGGCTCCCAGCCAACGAGGTTCTTGAGTTCTCGGGTCACACCGAGTCTGCACACAGCGGCAGCACCCGTGCCAAGGCCAAGTTCACAGTCTAA
- a CDS encoding 2-succinylbenzoate-CoA ligase has protein sequence MWNLARLCHPPPPSSLFSRFLPRRPQPTATFTLAAYARMASSTTLPKLPIFEAIRKHDPESTAVVHSLSGRPFRYGGLLADVARVRDRLCEASGKRELDGERVAFLVENSYDYVVTLLAILAAKSIAVPLAPAFPPPELQYILDHSEAALLLSSSKFAQKAQDVLATGLASKPTLLELSKFQGDSAAPSEPITLDGGSPGNAGMMLYTSGTTNRPKGVLLPQDVMTAQARSLLQAWEYSPKDHLLHVLPLHHIHGTINALFAPLMAGSTIEFLFPFNADAVWRRLASPFMADPEASTNGSNGSAAPKKAPVTFFTVVPTVYSRLLATHKSLPADVLTAAREAVSPKNMRLSISGSAALPTPVKRAWKELSGGTVLLERYGMTEVGMALSCGLADADRVDGSVGWPLPSVEARLVDVDSGEVIKPGEEVDAEGRERAGEIQLRGPTIFAEYWRNPEATAKEFVEDDTATANGNGHAANGHGRTAWFKTGDVAVRRPVPAAGQNPAPGQEWTHQGPMYFILGRKSADIIKSGGEKVSALEVERELLSLDQVAEAAVCAVPSGKWGQKVGCVIVLDKEHCADGKWSPMDMRRALKGRLVNYKIPQVMRVVEHIPRNAMGKINKKQLVAAVFQEDFSGDEM, from the exons atgtGGAACCTTGCGAGACTATGTCACCCTCCACCACCATCATCGCTCTTCTCCCGTTTTCTCCCTAGGCGACCACAGCCCACTGCAACTTTTACCCTAGCTGCCTACGCCAGGATGGCTTCCTCTACTACCCTCCCCAAGCTGCCCATCTTCGAGGCCATCAGAAAACACGACCCGGAATCTACCGCCGTTGTCCACTCCCTGTCCGGGAGGCCCTTTAGGTACGGAGGTCTGCTGGCCGATGTGGCGAGGGTCCGAGATCGGCTCTGTGAGGCTTCGGGCAAGCGTGAGCTGGATGGGGAGCGGGTTGCTTTTCTGGTAGAAAACAGCTACGACTATGTAG TAACTCTCCTTGCCATATTGGCGGCAAAGTCCATTGCCGTACCTCTGGCACCAGCTTTCCCTCCTCCAGAGCTGCAATATATATTGGACCACAGCGAGGCCGCCCTGCTACTATCCTCGTCCAAGTTTGCGCAAAAAGCTCAGGATGTATTGGCCACTGGTTTGGCCTCCAAGCCGACTCTTTTGGAGTTATCCAAGTTCCAGGGTGACTCTGCTGCCCCCTCGGAACCAATCACATTGGATGGAGGTAGCCCTGGCAATGCTGGCATGATGTTGTACACTTCAGGCACCACGAATCGACCG AAAGGTGTACTCTTGCCGCAGGATGTAATGACTGCGCAGGCGCGCTCACTGCTTCAAGCTTGGGAGTACTCTCCAAAGGATCACTTGCTGCACGTGTTGCCCCTGCACCACATCCACGGCACCATCAATGCCCTCTTTGCTCCCCTCATGGCCGGCAGCACCATCGAATTCCTCTTCCCGTTCAACGCCGACGCCGTGTGGCGCCGCCTAGCATCGCCCTTCATGGCCGACCCTGAAGCCTCCACCAACGGGTCCAACGGCAGCGCTGCGCCCAAAAAAGCCCCCGTGACCTTCTTCACCGTCGTCCCGACCGTCTACTCGCGCCTGCTCGCAACCCACAAGTCCCTACCGGCCGACGTGCTGACCGCGGCGCGCGAGGCCGTCTCGCCAAAGAACATGCGCCTCAGCATCTCCGGCTCGGCCGCCCTCCCCACCCCGGTGAAGCGGGCATGGAAGGAACTCTCGGGTGGCACCGTGCTGCTGGAGCGCTACGGCATGACCGAGGTGGGCATGGCGCTGTCATGCGGCCTGGCAGACGCCGACCGAGTTGACGGCAGCGTCGGCTGGCCGCTACCCTCGGTCGAGGCCCGGCTCGTCGACGTCGATTCCGGAGAAGTCATCAAGCCCGGCGAGGAGGTTGACGCCGAGGGCCGCGAGCGCGCCGGCGAGATCCAGCTCAGGGGCCCCACCATCTTTGCCGAGTACTGGCGCAACCCCGAGGCGACCGCCAAGGAGTTCGTCGAGGACGACACTGCCACCGCCAACGGCAACGGCCATGCGGCAAACGGCCACGGGCGTACGGCGTGGTTCAAGACGGGCGACGTGGCCGTGCGCCGACCCGTTCCCGCCGCGGGGCAGAACCCTGCCCCGGGCCAAGAGTGGACGCACCAGGGGCCCATGTACTTCATCCTGGGCCGCAAGAGCGCCGACATCATCAAGTCGGGCGGCGAGAAGGTGTCGGCGCTCGAGGTGGAGCGCGAGCTGCTGTCGCTGGACcaggtggccgaggcggccgtGTGCGCCGTGCCGTCGGGCAAGTGGGGGCAAAAGGTCGGCTGCGTCATCGTGCTGGATAAGGAGCACTGCGCCGACGGCAAGTGGTCGCCCATGGACATGCGCCGCGCCCTCAAGGGACGCCTCGTCAACTACAAGATCCCCCAGGTCATGCGCGTCGTCGAGCACATTCCCCGGAACGCCATGGGCAAGATCAACAAGAAGCAGCTGGTCGCCGCCGTCTTTCAAGAGGACTTTAGCGGTGACGAGATGTAA
- a CDS encoding tRNA(His) guanylyltransferase codes for MANSKFEYVKAFEQPDNLLPNTWIVVRIDGRGFTKFANKYSFKKPNDKRALDLMNASAKSVVTELPEITIAYGVSDEYSFVFHKHCSLFDRRSGKLVSTIVSTFSAYYIYHWNTYFPDSPLSPPLPSFDGRAVCFPSVQNLRDYMSWRQVDCHINNLYNTTYWALIQQGNLDAHTAERTLAGTFAADKNEILFSKFGINYNNELDIYKKGSVVFRDYILEEPQDGQGVAQKVEALVEPVVKSKTQAENEKKKRAKARVTVEHLDIIKDDFWDRRPWLLSNKPGEIPKQP; via the exons ATGGCTAATTCCAA ATTTGAGTACGTGAAGGCGTTTGAGCAACCCGACAATCTACTGCCAAACACATGGATTGTTGTCAGGATAGATGGAAGGGGCTTCACAAA ATTCGCCAACAAGTATAGCTTCAAAAAGCCTAATGACAAACGGGCGCTTGACCTCATGAACGCCTCGGCAAAGTCTGTCGTCACAGAGCTGCCAGAGATCACCATTGCATATGGGGTCAGCGACGAGTACAGCTTTGTATTCCACAAGCACTGTAGTTTGTTTGATCGAAGGTCAGG CAAACTGGTGTCCACAATTGTGTCGACCTTCTCGGCCTACTACATCTACCACTGGAACACTTACTTTCCGGACAGCCCTCTATCCCCTCCGCTCCCTAGCTTCGATGGTAGGGCTGTGTGTTTCCCGAGTGTCCAGAACCTGAGGGACTATATGAGTTGGCGCCAAGTCGACTGCCACATCAACAACCTTTACAATACCACGTATTGGGCACTGATTCAACAGGGCAACCTGGATGCCCACACTGCAGAAAGAACCCTTGCA GGTACCTTTGCTGCTGACAAGAACGAAATTCTGTTCTCGAAGTTCGGCATCAACTACAACAATGAGCTGGATATATATAAGAAGGGAAGCGTAGTTTTCAGAGAT TACATACTCGAAGAGCCCCAAGACGGCCAAGGTGTGGCGCAAAAGGTTGAGGCTCTGGTCGAACCGGTGGTCAAGTCCAAGACCCAAGCCGAAAATGAGAAAAAGAAGCGTGCCAAAGCCAGGGTCACAGTCGAGCATCTCGACATCATCAAAGACGACTTTTGGGATAGACGTCCGTGGCTGCTGTCGAACAAGCCAGGAGAGATACCCAAACAGCCTTAG
- a CDS encoding BolA domain-containing protein yields the protein MFRRVCLTLPRAVRPYANMASNTPMEDAIRTKISATFQPSRLEIHNDSHLHAHHKAMQGSTSRETHFRLVVTSEQFRSKNQPARHRAIYSLLKDEMAKEGGIHALQLKTMTPEEDERQRLKEEEQAK from the exons ATGTTCCGCCGTGTGTGCCTCACCCTGCCCAGAGCTGTACGACCATACGCCAACATGGCATCCAACACGCCCATGGAGGATGCGATCAGGACCAAG ATTAGCGCGACCTTCCAACCGTCCCGGCTCGAGATCCACAACGATTCCCACCTGCACGCCCACCACAAGGCCATGCAGGGCAGCACGTCGCGCGAGACTCACTTTAGGCTCGTCGTGACGTCGGAGCAGTTCCGCTCCAAGAACCAGCCCGCCCGCCACCGGGCCATATACTCGCTGCTCAAGGACGAGATGGCCAAGGAGGGTGGAATCCACGCCCTGCAGCTCAAGACCATGACgcccgaggaggacgagaGGCAGAGGTTGAAGGAGGAAGAGCAGGCAAAGTAG
- a CDS encoding DNA-directed RNA polymerase II largest subunit produces the protein MANLIFAPSSAPLKTIEEIQFGVLAPEEIKNMSVVHVQYPDTMDETRTKPREGGLNDPLLGTTDRQYKCKTCNNDMNNCPGHFGHIELAKPVYHPGFINKTKKILEMVCHQCSKLLCDENNDEQFAQALRLRDPKARFAMVWKACKGKKVCEIETGGKDEKDSIDTATGIEKVPHGGCGSTHPDIRKKALQLYAKVEEAREEGMKKEVKDKLITPEQAHHILKHIPEDDLWKMGLNKDYARPEWLIVTVLPVPPPPVRPSISVDGTSQGMRSEDDLTYKLGDIIRANGNVKQAHAEGAPNHICTEFEELLQYHVATYMDNDIASIPRSLQKSGRPIKSIRARLKGKEGRLRGNLMGKRVDFSARTVITGDANISLHEVGVPRSIARTLTYPETVTPHNIDRLHQYVVNGPNEHPGAKYIVRTDGTRIDLRHVKNRGSTQLEYGQKVERHLLTGDYIIFNRQPSLHKESMMGHQVRVMPYSTFRLNLSVTSPYNADFDGDEMNLHVPQTEETRAEVKELCMVPLNIVSPQRNSPLMGIVQDTLAGTYKLCRRDVFLTKEAVMDIMLWVPDWDGIIPQPAILRPRPRWTGKQIISMVIPDFVTTHQGGDWNPLNDDALLIQSGELMFGLLTKKNVGAASGGIIHICYNEQGPARAMAFLNGCQRVVNYWLLHNGHSIGIGDTIPDPVTIEKIQAHINEQKAEVAELTDLATTNRLEALPGMNIRETFESKVSKALNTAREKAGTTTEKSLKDINNAVTMSRSGSKGSSINISQMTALVGQQIVEGKRIPFGFKYRTLPHFTKDDFSPEARGFVENSYLRGLTPSEFFFHAMAGREGLIDTAVKTAETGYIQRRLVKALEDVAAKYDGTVRNSLGDIIQFIYGEDGLDGMAIEKQKMDHLNISNGKFDGMYKLDLMTATRPRELNALEYGNEIFGDPAVQQLLDEEYDAIKADRQLIREINYKKKDDNDMQLPLNVARVIENAKKLFKIDDAQRSDLKPQDVIPVVKGFLERMVVVPGDDPISKEANYNSSILFKAQLRSRLAFKRLAVRERLNRIAFDHVIGEMESRWQRSFVSPGEMVGVLAAQSIGEPATQMTLNTFHFTGISSKNVTLGVPRLKEILNVSAEIKTPGMVVRLDPKMYPDFKQENAKTLRSLVEHTNLRSVTAMTEIYYDPEIQTTTIDEDADMLEGHYLIPEEHQDEPSNQSRWLLRLTLDRQKMLDKNLHIEDVAASIKGAYASDLVVVHSDNNADEQVIRMRHVIKGDEEDKDGRNIESDQILKRLEEHMLDGLTLRGIKGIERAFLNKDTRLVVKPDGSLLNSKDAPECEEWYLDTQGTSLRQVLCVDGVDSVRTLTNDLYQIVDLLGIEAARTALLGELTQVLAFDGSYVNHRHLALLVDVMTYRGSIAAVTRHGINRADTGALMRCSFEETVEILLEAAAIGELDDCRGISENVMLGQLAPMGTGAFEVLLDPKMLETVVSNNARMGLMPGLTVKGSSAEGAATPYDTGSPMGDSGYNLGMASPTMGNFSPIMSGGSDTPTGFATEYGGGSLGSMNPYGSGTSPRPTSPFSTSPTSPFSAGYGSYSPTSPMAGYSPTSPMMDGGRYGASSPSFSPSSPSFQPTSPIMRHGAGDSMGYSPTSPTYQPGSPTGGDNHYSPTSPAQFGASPTSPLYSPASPSFSPGGATSPMYYVGSPQHASPTSPNAHYSPTSPSFQRSPAQASPTSPGPYSPTSPSFSPRSPGRNNRSGGQDSYSPTSPSHD, from the exons ATGGCGAACCTCATTTTTGCGCCGTCGTCGGCGCCACTCAAGACGATCGAGGAGATCCAGTTCGGTGTTCTTGCGCCCGAGGAGATCAAGAACATGAGTGTGGTACACGTACAATACCCCGATACCATGGACGAGACCCGAACAAAGCCACGAGAAGGCGGTCTCAACGATCCTCTTCTTGGTACGACAGATCGACAGTACAAGTGCAAGACATGTAATAACGACATGAACAATTGTCCTGGTCATTTCGGTCACATCGAACTCGCAAAACCCGTTTATCATCCTGGATTCATCAACAAGACGAAAAAGATCTTAGAAATGGTTTGCCATCAGTGCAGCAAACTGTTGTGTGATGAG AACAACGATGAGCAATTTGCACAAGCCCTTCGGTTACGAGACCCGAAAGCGCGATTCGCCATGGTTTGGAAAGCTtgcaagggcaagaaggtTTGCGAGATTGAGACTGGCGGCAAAGACGAAAAGGATAGCATCGACACCGCAACTGGCATAGAAAAGGTCCCCCACGGTGGCTGTGGAAGTACACATCCCGACATCCGGAAAAAGGCATTGCAGCTCTACGCCAAGGTTGAGGAAGCCCGTGAGGAGGGAATGAAGAAGGAGGTCAAGGACAAGCTCATCACACCCGAGCAGGCTCACCACATTCTCAAGCATATTCCCGAAGACGACCTGTGGAAGATGGGCCTGAACAAGGACTATGCCAGACCCGAATGGCTGATCGTCACGGTTCTGCCAGTGCCACCCCCTCCCGTCAGGCCCAGTATCTCGGTCGATGGTACATCGCAGGGAATGCGTAGCGAGGATGATTTGACGTACAAGCTTGGCGACATTATTCGCGCAAACGGCAATGTGAAGCAGGCCCATGCTGAGGGAGCCCCGAACCACATTTGCACCGAGTTTGAGGAGCTGCTTCAATACCATGTCGCCACATACATGGACAACGATATCGCATCAATCCCTCGATCGTTGCAGAAGAGTGGTCGTCCGATTAAATCAATCCGCGCTCGTCTCAAGGGTAAAGAAGGTCGTCTGCGAGGCAACTTGATGGGTAAGCGTGTGGACTTCTCCGCACGTACAGTCATCACGGGTGACGCCAACATCTCTCTCCATGAGGTCGGTGTTCCCAGGAGTATCGCTCGTACTTTGACCTACCCCGAGACTGTCACACCGCACAACATCGATCGTCTTCACCAGTACGTCGTCAATGGCCCGAATGAGCACCCCGGTGCCAAGTACATTGTCAGGACGGACGGTACGCGAATTGATCTCCGACACGTGAAGAACCGTGGCTCGACCCAGCTCGAGTATGGCCAGAAAGTTGAGCGTCATCTCTTGACGGGAGACTATATCATCTTCAACCGCCAGCCTTCACTGCACAAGGAGTCCATGATGGGTCATCAAGTGCGAGTAATGCCCTACTCAACTTTCCGCCTTAACCTTTCGGTCACGTCACCCTACAACGCCGATTTCGATGGTGATGAGATGAATTTGCACGTCCCACAGACGGAGGAGACTCGCGCAGAGGTCAAGGAGCTGTGCATGGTGCCACTGAACATTGTGTCGCCTCAGCGAAACAGTCCCCTCATGGGTATCGTCCAAGACACCTTGGCTGGTACTTACAAGCTATGTCGTCGTGACGTTTTCCTCACAAAGGAAGCAGTCATGGACATTATGCTCTGGGTCCCTGATTGGGATGGCATTATTCCACAGCCTGCTATTCTCCGCCCCAGGCCACGATGGACCGGCAAGCAGATTATCAGCATGGTCATCCCCGACTTTGTGACCACTCACCAGGGTGGTGATTGGAACCCGTTGAACGATGACGCCCTCCTGATCCAATCCGGCGAGCTCATGTTTGGACTTTTGACCAAGAAGAATGTCGGTGCTGCTTCTGGAGGTATCATTCACATCTGCTACAACGAGCAAGGCCCGGCAAGAGCCATGGCTTTCCTGAATGGATGCCAAAGGGTTGTCAACTACTGGCTGCTCCACAACGGTCACAGTATCGGTATCGGTGATACGATTCCTGACCCTGTTACCATTGAGAAGATTCAAGCTCATATCAATGAGCaaaaggccgaagtcgctgAGCTTACTGATCTTGCTACCACCAACAGACTGGAGGCTCTTCCTGGTATGAACATCAGAGAGACTTTCGAAAGTAAAGTCTCCAAGGCGCTCAACACGGCCCGTGAAAAGGCCGGTACCACGACGGAGAAGAGTTTGAAGGATATCAACAACGCCGTTACTATGTCGCGGTCAGGATCCAAGGGTTCGTCGATCAACATTTCTCAGATGACTGCACTGGTCGGTCAACAAATTGTTGAAGGCAAGCGTATTCCGTTCGGCTTCAAGTATCGGACGCTGCCGCACTTCACCAAGGATGACTTTTCACCCGAGGCTCGAGGTTTTGTAGAGAACTCATACCTTCGTGGCCTGACTCCTTCAGAGTTCTTCTTCCACGCTATGGCTGGTCGAGAGGGTCTCATCGATACAGCCGTCAAGACTGCCGAAACAGGTTACATTCAACGACGTCTTGTTAAAGCGCTCGAAGATGTTGCTGCTAAATACGATGGAACTGTTCGCAATTCCCTGGGTGACATCATCCAGTTTATCTACGGAGAGGATGGTCTCGATGGtatggctatcgaaaagcagAAGATGGACCACCTCAACATTTCAAATGGCAAGTTCGATGGCATGTACAAGCTGGATCTCATGACCGCAACTCGTCCTCGTGAGCTCAATGCTCTGGAGTACGGTAACGAAATCTTTGGCGATCCTGCTGTACAGCAGCTGCTTGACGAGGAATACGACGCCATCAAGGCAGACCGTCAGCTCATCCGCGAGATCAACTACAAGAAGAAGGATGACAACGATATGCAGCTGCCTCTCAACGTGGCGCGTGTCATTGAGAACGCCAAGAAGCTTTTTAAGATTGACGACGCTCAGCGCAGTGACCTTAAGCCGCAGGATGTCATTCCTGTTGTCAAGGGCTTCCTGGAGCGCATGGTCGTTGTCCCGGGAGATGACCCCATCTCCAAGGAGGCCAACTACAACTCATCCATCCTGTTCAAGGCGCAGCTTCGCTCTCGCCTTGCCTTCAAGCGCTTAGCTGTCCGCGAGCGACTGAACCGCATCGCCTTTGACCACGTCATTGGTGAGATGGAGAGCAGGTGGCAACGGTCTTTTGTCAGCCCCGGCGAGATGGTTGGTGTTTTGGCCGCACAGTCCATTGGCGAGCCTGCCACGCAGATGACATTGAACACGTTCCACTTTACTGGTATTTCATCTAAGAACGTCACGTTGGGTGTGCCGCGTCTGAAGGAAATTCTCAACGTTTCGGCCGAAATCAAGACGCCTGGCATGGTGGTACGTCTCGACCCCAAGATGTACCCTGATTTCAAGCAGGAGAACGCCAAGACGCTTCGTAGTTTGGTAGAACATACCAACCTCCGTTCCGTGACCGCCATGACCGAGATTTACTACGACCCGGAGATCCAGACCACCACAATCGACGAAGATGCCGATATGCTCGAAGGACACTACCTCATTCCGGAGGAGCATCAGGACGAGCCCTCCAACCAGTCGCGCTGGCTCTTGCGTCTGACTCTGGATCGTCAAAAGATGCTTGACAAGAACTTACACATTGAAGACGTAGCTGCCAGCATCAAGGGCGCGTATGCAAGTGACCTGGTTGTTGTGCACAGCGACAACAACGCCGACGAGCAGGTCATTCGTATGCGTCACGTCATCAAAGGTGACGAGGAAGACAAGGATGGAAGGAATATCGAATCCGACCAGATTCTCAAGCGCCTAGAGGAGCATATGCTTGACGGCCTGACTCTCAGAGGTATCAAGGGTATTGAGCGAGCCTTTTTGAACAAAGACACGAGGCTGGTTGTCAAACCGGATGGATCTCTGCTCAACAGCAAGGACGCGCCCGAGTGCGAGGAATGGTATCTGGATACACAGGGAACGTCGCTGCGCCAGGTTTTGTGCGTTGATGGTGTCGACAGCGTAAGAACGCTCACCAACGACCTATACCAGATCGTCGACCTTCTCGGTATTGAGGCAGCACGAACTGCGCTGCTGGGCGAGTTGACCCAGGTTCTGGCTTTCGACGGTTCTTATGTCAACCATCGCCATCTTGCGCTGTTAGTCGATGTCATGACGTACCGTGGCAGCATAGCAGCTGTCACGCGTCACGGTATCAACCGTGCAGACACGGGAGCGTTGATGCGTTGTTCGTTCGAGGAGACTGTGGAGATTCTGCTTGAGGCAGCTGCCATTGGTGAACTTGATGACTGTCGCGGTATTTCAGAGAACGTTATGCTCGGTCAGCTGGCACCCATGGGCACAGGTGCGTTCGAGGTTCTGCTCGACCCCAAGATGCTCGAGACGGTCGTTTCCAACAACGCGCGCATGGGTTTGATGCCTGGCCTGACGGTCAAGGGAAGCTCTGCTGAGGGTGCTGCGACACCTTACGATACGGGCTCACCGATGGGCGACTCTGGCTACAACCTGGGCATGGCTTCTCCCACCATGGGTAACTTCTCGCCTATTATGAGCGGAGGTTCTGATACTCCGACAGGCTTCGCAACCGAGTATGGTGGTGGTAGTTTGGGCAGCATGAACCCTTACGGATCTGGCACCAGCCCCAGGCCAACCAGCCCCTTCAGCACCTCGCCCACTTCACCATTCAGTGCTGGATACGGCAGCTATTCGCCAACTTCGCCGATGGCCGGGTATTCTCCCACCTCGCCCATGATGGACGGCGGTCGCTACGGTGCTTCGTCTCCTTCGTTCAGCCCGTCATCGCCCTCGTTCCAGCCGACATCTCCCATCATGCGTCACGGTGCGGGCGACTCGATGGGCTACAGCCCGACCTCTCCGACTTATCAACCTGGCTCGCCGACTGGTGGCGACAATCACTACTCCCCAACCTCGCCCGCTCAGTTCGGCGCCTCACCCACATCGCCTCTGTACTCACCTGCCAGCCCTAGCTTCTCCCCAGGAGGTGCCACATCACCCATGTACTATGTTGGCTCGCCACAGCACGCGTCACCTACCTCACCAAACGCACACTActctcccacaagtccgtcATTCCAGAGGTCGCCCGCACAGGCATCGCCTACGAGCCCAGGGCCCTACTCGCCAACG TCTCCGTCGTTCTCGCCTAGATCTCCTGGGAGGAACAACCGCAGTGGAGGCCAAGACTCATA CTCACCGACTTCTCCAAGCCATGATTAG
- a CDS encoding SET1 complex component swd1 → MNLLLSDDYLLQDYPENITNTIRSGHATCLRFNRKGDYLASGRVDGAVVVWDLDTMGVARKLRGHSKSVTSLSWSTCGRYLLSACQGWKAIIWDLRNGARHREVRFRAPVYIAEFNPRNPLQFVASIFEDQPVVVDATNPIDVKHILPCKPKRPATDDSALKDKWAKEDAKQMTTVAIYDSAGDYILAGTSKGWLNIIDAKTHEVIFSKKTCALVITTMRLTHNGKILLLNSQDRIIRTFHMPNLAAEDFDPDTIQLVDEHKFQDVVNRLQWNHVTFSATGEYVAASTYNNHELYIWERNHGSLVRMLEGTKEEQGTIEWHPHRAMLAACGLETGRINIWSVTSPQRWSALAPDFVEVEENVQYVEREDEFDILEQEEIAKRRLDLEDDDVEVLAMHANDGYTGDDTTFQVPILYNLGESDSEEEFVAVSTGTMRRRSPGDGEGDGSVDNRATAKKATTGKGRSRKKG, encoded by the exons ATGAATCTGCTGCTATCCGATGATTATCTGCTTCAAGATTATCCCGAAAACATCACCAATACCATCAGGTCCGGTCACGCGACATGTCTGCGCTTCAACCGCAAAGGTGACTACCTCGCCTCGGGGCGAGTGGATGGTGCCGTTGTGGTGTGGGATCTTGATACCATGGGTGTTGCGCGCAAGCTCAGAGGTCATTCTAAGAGCGTGACATCACTGAGCTGGTCGACCTGCGGCAGGTATCTACTTTCTGCGTGCCAGGGTTGGAAGGCAATCATCTGGGATCTTAGAAATGGGGCGCGGCATCGCGAGGTGCGCTTCAGGGCGCCCGTATACATTGCAGAGTTCAATCCCCGCAACCC TCTGCAGTTTGTGGCCTCAATCTTTGAGGATCAACCCGTGGTTGTCGACGCTACGAATCCAATAGACGTCAAGCATATTCTACCGTGCAAACCGAAGCGGCCGGCTACCGACGACAGTGCCCTCAAAGATAAATGGGCCAAGGAGGATGCCAAACAGATGACAACGGTGGCTATATATGATTCCGCGGGCGATTACATCCTCGCCGGCACGAGCAAAGGCTGGCTCAACATTATCGATGCGAAAACCCATGAGGTCATCTTCTCCAAGAAGACATGTGCGCTTGTCATAACGACGATGCGGCTTACACATAACGGCAAAATTCTTTTGCTCAACTCGCAAGACAGAATAATACGGACATTTCACATGCCAAACCTGGCTGCAGAGGATTTTGACCCGGACACTATACAGTTGGTGGACGAGCATAAGTTTCAAGATGTGGTCAACAGGTTGCAGTGGAACCATGTGACATTCAGTGCGACAGGAGAGTACGTCGCTGCATCAACCTACAACAACCATGAACTTTACATTTGGGAGCGTAACCATGGCAGTTTAGTTCGCATGCTAGAGGGGACAAAAGAGGAACAAGGTACCATTGAGTGGCACCCACATCGTGCAATGCTGGCTGCGTGCGGACTTGAGACTGGTAGGATCAATATCTGGTCTGTCACGAGTCCTCAGCGGTGGTCTGCCCTTGCGCCCGACTTTGTTGAAGTTGAGGAGAACGTGCAATACGTGGAACGAGAAGACGAATTCGATATACTTGAACAGGAGGAGATCGCCAAGAGAAGGTTGGACCTCGAGGATGACGACGTCGAGGTCTTGGCCATGCACGCGAATGACGGCTACACTGGCGATGACACTACGTTTCAGGTCCCGATTCTATACAATCTGGGCGAGTCGGACAGCGAGGAGGAGTTCGTCGCAGTGTCCACGGGCACGATGCGCCGCAGAAGCCCTGGTGACGGCGAGGGTGACGGTTCTGTAGATAATCGGGCGACAGCCAAAAAGGCAACAACAGGGAAAGGCAGATCGAGGAAGAAAGGTTGA